Proteins co-encoded in one Waddliaceae bacterium genomic window:
- a CDS encoding dephospho-CoA kinase — protein sequence MMTSKKIAVTGGIASGKSTVCRLFAECGAYTINSDTIVHTLLDTDSTLQKTISTLVGYDISTVERAVIAKDVFDDPQMLRRLEEILHPQVICEIKKQYNKVKNTEKPSLFVVEVPLLFEASHENFYDTVITVSTNDTTCRKRSKYDEEQYTKRMERQLDTKDKAAAADVVINNDGTIEDLRKQVRDCYDALVK from the coding sequence ATGATGACATCTAAAAAGATAGCTGTTACCGGAGGTATAGCGAGTGGGAAGTCCACAGTGTGCCGCTTGTTTGCGGAATGTGGCGCTTATACTATAAACTCCGACACCATCGTCCATACTTTACTTGACACAGACAGTACTCTACAAAAGACTATTAGTACTTTAGTAGGTTATGATATCTCAACAGTAGAACGTGCTGTCATAGCAAAAGATGTTTTCGATGACCCACAGATGTTACGACGGCTGGAGGAAATTCTCCACCCACAAGTGATATGCGAGATAAAAAAACAGTATAACAAGGTTAAAAACACAGAAAAACCCTCCCTTTTTGTTGTAGAGGTACCACTTCTCTTTGAAGCTTCACACGAGAATTTCTATGATACAGTCATCACCGTAAGCACTAACGATACAACCTGTCGTAAACGCTCGAAATATGACGAAGAACAGTATACGAAAAGGATGGAAAGGCAGCTCGATACTAAAGATAAAGCCGCCGCCGCCGATGTCGTCATCAATAATGACGGAACCATCGAAGATCTACGAAAACAAGTTCGCGACTGCTATGATGCCCTCGTGAAATAA